The following is a genomic window from Mustela erminea isolate mMusErm1 chromosome 2, mMusErm1.Pri, whole genome shotgun sequence.
ATCTGGGACACCACGCACCACGGACAAAGTGCACGAGTTTCTTAGTCAAGGGAACTCTGACATTATTACCAGAATTCCACTAAATACTATTTGGAGGTTATTGTAGATATTTACAGTCAGGCCACAAGCCGTAGCTACGCTCAGTTGCCACTTAGAGTGTGAATCATTTATGACTTACTCCTTTTCCAGGTTCTCAAAAGTCCAGACTCAAGGAAGACTTGATGACACACCGACACAGGAATATATTTCAACCGGTATGACCCTTTCTGAAGAGCACAGTAAGACTGTGCACAGCAAGGGCAAAAGCGACACAAAGGCCATGTGATGGGTCCCCAGTCTGGCTCTATCTCAGCATCACTGGGTTCTAGAACCCCAGCCGAGTTCTACCCAGTGGGAGTCTTCAAGGTGCGAGTCTAAGAATCGGTTCTGTAAACATACTCCCTGGATAGTTCTGACCCAGTTAGGGAAGAGACCCCCAGCCTGGGTATCTGTGCTTCTTGACTAAGAAGGTATCTGAGAGCCACTGCCTCATGAAAAGTAGctttaacatgatttttttgttttgttttgttcggGAGAATGACGTATCATCTATAGGTATTCCCTATGTGCTATGCGCTGATGATAAGAAGATACAAGATGTGACTCTCGGTCTAGAGGAGCTTCATGAGTTGGGAGACAGAACACAGCGGCAATCATTCGCCAAGGTATAGTGTGGGTAATGAGACATACAGGGGACAGGATTTCCAAGGCTACGGTGGATGGGGAAGATTCCACAGAAGTCACGAGACTGAAGACACCACAGAGTAGAGAAGCTGTGAGcaaaggtggggaaggaggctggaaCCTTGAGACTGGACTCGGAGGAGGAATGGGAACAGCTGGGTCTGGCTGGAGGAGACGGTTAAGGACACATTTTGTAACGTTTCATAGATCTCTATCTCTACAGGCAgttctctctccacacacactgtatatggatatataggttgaaatatttatacacagaagggggcagagagaactttactttttagagattttatttatttatttgagatagagagtgtgagacagagagcatgagctggggggctgagggagatggagaagcagactcccccacccagtagggagccggatgcggggctggatcccaggaccctgggatcatgacctgagccgaaggcagatgcttaaccactgtgctctgagaactttattttaaaaaaaaaaaaaaaaaaaaaatttattgagagagagagagagagagaaagagagagctcagggtgggagtggcagagggagacagaaagtcTCCAGCAGACTGCTCTGAgacagagcccgacgtggggctcgatctcaagaccccaagctgaaatgaagagtcagacacttaaccgactgagccacccaggcaccctgagagagagaatggaaaaaaagaaaaaatcttcctCGAGCTGCAATTTGGAATGTGAAAGCGTGAGCTATCTCCCTGGACTTTGGGAGTCAGCCCCTTAGCAGTAAGAACAGGAGTTAAAAATTACCCAgcgtcattaaaaaaaaaaaaaaaaaaaagtatgtacacTATCATGACACTGTGAAGAATTACGTGTgtcatttttgtatatggcttcCCATCTTTAATCCAGTGATGACCTTAGGGTGGTACAAAtatgattttgaatttttctgtccTGACATGATTTATAGGACCCATTTCTCCCGTCGCCCCATCCCAGGCTTCATCAGAGAGCGAGGCACACAGCTGATTGTCCTGCCGACCCGGAAATGAATCCATGCTAAAGAAGGGAGGCCTCCCACAAGGACGTTGAGAACCCCAGCCAGAGCTCTACCTGGAACGGTGGCGGCGTGGACACAGTGGGAatgacggcggcggcggcggctgcagccgcggcggctgcggcggcgctGGCTGGGTCTGGCTGCACGGCGATGGGGCTGATCATGTGCTCCATTGTGTGGATTTTCCCGTCCTCGATCATTTTAGGGGCTGGCGCTGCCTGAAACATGGAGTACTGGGCCCCGATGGCAGGGATGGCCACTGCAAGAGAAGGGACAAGGGAAAATGCGTGTCGCTTGAGAGTCCATGAGCGAGATCCATCCTTTCTTGTTATTTTGCAAAGCCAAGTGTGGTGGTCATGGGCCTCGCCGGCTAATTAATGCTCCCTGAGGCCAGGTAACAAGGTGCGagccaggaggaagagagggcagCTGGCAGGTATgctctccagctccctgctcatcctGCAGAAGAAGGAACCACGTGGGACCAATGGTGTCTCCCAACAGATGCTCACGGAGAGATCTCCAGAGTTAGGTCTCCACACCAACGTGTTTCCCATTGCCTCTACAGAGAACTCTAATCTGgaatcccactcttgatttcctACAGCACAGGCAAGGGCCTTCTGATCGAGAGGAGAGGCTCAGAGTGAAACACGAGATCAGAGGCTCAAGGCCCCACCACCAGATGCGGGCGAGAGGGAACCGGCCCGCCCTCATCCCCCACCCGGCTCATTACCAGACCTGCCACCCTTTCACTTTCACGTTTTAAGAAACAGGTGCTGCTGAGGGTTTCCTTCTGGGAATTCAGAGGTCTGTGCATGCCTTCCCCACTCTGTTTTAGCTTTCAGCATTACTGATTCAAgcaaaaatacttaataaaaaacGGCAAATGCCCTCATCTTCTAATGTCCACTCATAGCAgcgaagcaggcagagtgactgGTTTGGGGACAGGCCCCGCCAACTCAAAGATGTGATCTGTGAGTCAAGCCTCTATTTTAACCAGGGCTCAAAGAGACAGCAGGTAATAAATGCCGACATCTGATAAAGACAGGTACAAGGAAGAAATTCTAGCTCTGGTTTTGGAGGAGTCTGAGTACGTGGTACTATAGGTGTGCTGAAGGGTAAGcaagaatataaaatgcataGAGAGTGTGCTTTCACGTTTTTTCTACAACTGTACGTATATTTATTCTACTACAAACTCACTTGACATAAGGTAAAGAGACAAATGATTGCAGGCTAAACCACGGTACGATCTTTCAATAAAATGGACCTAAAACTTTCACCAAATCCTTCACCTGCCTTTTCAATCACAGGGTCTGTGGTCATGTATTTCAGCAGTGCCCTGGTGTTTCTCCTAAAATATAAAGTCCTAATTTTCTGGATAAGCTAGAAAGAGAGGACATGGGGATGGGGACCTGAGGCGATGAGGAGTTTAAGCTACACTGGGATTTTACTGAGTAACTCTGGATCATTTTTGGCTGTCAGCCCGCAGGAATTTCTATGTCAGGCCCCAGGACACGACTATATGCTTAAAGATGGTCTAAAAGCTCTTTTCTCTAGTTAAATCTTAAATTATCACAACTTGCCAACAGGAGTCCCTTTTCCAACAGGAAGAAGTGACAGCTCCCACATCTAGGCTCTGTCTTACGGCATTAAGGACATCCATGATCAATTTAACAAACTTACAGTGTCAGTGGCATTTACAGGGAAATCCAGTGTAAGGAGTCACTTGACTGAGAATTTGCAACACTTTTtcacaggccaaaaaaaaaaaaatcgctggATTATCAAAAGGAAGCTCTACTGGGAAAACACTTTTTAAGCCCTATGTGGCaatgcagattcctgggatcTCTTAGCTAGGGAAAGGAGTGTATAATCCTCAACTAGAAGAAAGTTGGAGCAGCTGAGCTTTAGGGGGAGGATTCTCTCCAAGAGCTTTTCGATCTGCCCTCCCtgaaaccaggaagagggctggGGAAGGATGGCTCTGACTGTCCACAAATGAGGCTTCCCTACATTTGGACACCTGTGTGGTGTGAGCTGGTGCTACGCTGCCCTCGGGATTCGAGTTCTTCACAAGTTTGGATCAGAAAGACCTGCCTCCTGTTAGGTTGACCAATGGGCACTAGTCACAGGGGCAAACTGGTTTGTGGGGCTTGCAGGTGAAAGTAAAGTTCACGATTTCTGGCTTGAATTATATGAGTGTCCTTACTCCCAATCTACTGCTCCAGCAAGAGGGGGAAAGAAGAGTGCTGGGAATCGGAATCCAAGAAATGAGCACCTGCCAAAGCTTTCACTGCTGCCTTGTTCCCAGGTTTTCTGGCTTGTTCTAAGACCCTAACAAGGGACGCTTGTGTTTTGTGCTCCCGAAGAAATTTTTTACCCTTTCCACCAACTCTTGGAACCAGCGATCAGCCGTACCTTGTGGCTGCTGACTGCTGGTGTAGCAAAAGGCTTGAGGAGGGAGAAGACATTCTGGGCCTGCAGAAGATACAGAAGGATCTCCCAGTTTTCTGTGTCTTCTGCCACCCCTCCTCACCACTCCAACTCGGTCACAGATTGAGAAACAGGTTAACCACTGGTGACACCCACTGGAAAAACCCACCACTGAAAAGTTTGACTTGAACATGATCCAAGGTAGAAGAGCCCCTTAAGTTCTAGAGAAGGTGGCACAGAAGGCCAAGTCTTTGCCTGACCTCTGGCTGCCTGTGAGAAGAGGAACACACGTGTCAAAGAAGGAGCCCGAGGAAATCTTGGGGGTCACTTCAAAGACAGCGCTGGGGTTTCAGCTAAGTGGATATAGACTATCTCTGGTTTATACTGACCTGTACCAGGTTTAATGGCAACGGGATTGACAGCAGAGATTTCCAAATTCGGCACAAGCTCATATCCTTTTTCTTgttgctttcctttcccttcatgaTATCGGCTATATATACCACGGCCAGCCGAATATCCCCCGAGGTAGGaacccctgggccctggggctctgTTGCCAGCCGCACCTCGACCTCGGCCTCGTATGCTGCCTGCTTGGAATAACAACACAAAAAATGGTGAGCATCCAACAGGTGACGGTACAAGAGGCAGACCTTAACTCAATATTCTCGGCGTTACGGTGTTTGCCCTAAGTCTAGTTGCAGGTGCTGCTCTAGAATGAGCTGGTAAGAGGCTTCCAACATTCTGTTCCAGCCTGGATTCGTATCCTAAGCACTTATAGTCATGCAAGAGATGAACTTACATGGGAAGTTCCTAGGACTGTGACTGCAACTTCAATAAAGAACAACATTCCTCAACTGCAAAGATGTTGTATCTGTAAGGGGATCTGCTGGCTCACCTTCTTCGTCCTATGGGTAAGAAAACTGGCAGAGGGAGGGTCAAGGGACTGAtgaaagtcacacagccagtcaaTCTGATGACAGCAGGACTCGGAACCTAGGTATTAGTTTCCCGGTGTAATGCCTGGTTTCACTCTATCCTAGCGAGTAAGTTAACTACCACCACCACGCAAACAACATCCTAAAGATTAATTTCACAAGGAGGCTTTAACTTAAGTACCCAGACACTGGCGGACTAGCCCCAGATCCGGTAGGTCCTGCAAAGGTAGTGTGCAAGAAAATGCTTGCATGCCCCCGTGATTGTAGGGCTCAGCCCATACAGAGGAATGACCTGCGTGTCCCCCAATGCTATGGAAGCAAATGCTCTACGTGCCCGTGAAGAAAAGACCCCAGAACCGACACCCAAAGGAGGGTGGGTGAGTAGGGCGGAGGAGCCCACCTAGCAGCTTAGCAAATTACAGCCACAACACCCCTGATGCTGCCCGGGCCATGTGGTTCTCGGCAccgccccccctcacccccacagaATAGCCCCCACTAACCTTTCACAAAGTAGTCTCTGTTGGGCCCGATGAGCGCGTTGTAGGGGTAGCCGTAGTAAGCCAGCGTATAGGGGTCGCACGAGTACACGTAGCTGGGCTGCTGCACCGCCGCCTCCGCCACGCCGCCGCCCTTGGCCGCCTTCTGGTAGCGGGAGTACTGCTCCTTGTCCACAGGCTTGGCCAGCGTCACCTCGAGGCACGAGCCCTCCAGCTCAGTGCCGTTGAGGTTGTTCATGGCGTGCACGGCGTCCTCGCGGCTGACGAAGTGCACGAAGGCGTAGTCACGGATCTTCTTGACGCGCTCCACGCAGCCCGGGTTGAACTGGCCGAAGCTCTTCTTGATGGTGTCCTCCGTGGTCTCGATCATGAGGTTGCGCACGTAGAGGATCTTGACGGTCTCCATCACGTCCTCGTCCACGTCGATCTCGGGCTCGGCCCAGTCCACGGCGATCTGGTGGCCCCAGAGCTGGATGCGGCCGGGCATGAGCTTGCGGCGCGCCATGGCGGCGGCGCGGTGGCTCTCGTACTCGACGAAGGCGAAGCCGCGGTTCTTCATCTTGTCGGCCGCGCTGGCGTAGACGATCACGTCCAGCACGCCCTCGGTGACCTTGGCGATCTCCTCCAGGATCTCCTCGCGCTTCTTCATCTTGGGGATGCCGCCGATGAAGAGGCGGCAGTTGTCCACGCTGCAGCACACGCCGAGCAGGCGGCCCGGGCGGATCTCGTAGTTGTTGAGCTCGCGCACGGCGCGCTTGGCCTCGCTCTTGTGGCAGTACATGACGAAGGCGTAGCCGCGGTTCTTGCCGTCGAAGTCCATCATGAGGCGCAGCTCGTAGATGCGGCCCACCGCCTCGAACACGGGCACCAGCTCGTCCTCGTACACATCGCGCGGGATCTTGCCCACGAAGACCTCGCAGCCGCGCTGCGGGTGCGGGCCCTCCCAGCCGGGCGGCGGGCCGCCGTACTTGCGCTGCCCGTTCTCCTGCACCATGCTGTAGCCCGTGCGCTCCATCAGCGCCAGCAGCGCCGCCTCGTTGGGCGCGCCGGCCACGCCCTCCGGCACCTTGGCCGAGGACGCGGCGGCCGAGTCGCTGCTCATGGCTGCGGTGGAATCCTCTGCGGTCATAATGTCAAAGGCATCCACGGCTGCAGGagacctgggggcagggaggaggaggcagaaggcagggtGAGTGTGGAGTCCGCACCGCGTCCAGCCCCAACCTGGCTACTTCATTCTTTTAAGACCTGCGAGACTCACGCCTTAACCGGCAGGTGGTTAGATGAGAAATAAATACAGCAGCTCGAACAGTGTCTAAATTAGCCAAGTTGTTTTGCCGGAAAAACCAGAAGGGactcggggaaaaaaaaaaaatcagaaggagcAAGGACTTCCGCTGAATCAGTACCCCCAACAGCTTTGAAGCACGGCGAACCTGCTGTAATTGGGAGTGAAAAACCTCACGTTCTTGCAGCAAATGGGAACATCTTTTGCTCAACTCCTGCACTGTCGACTCAGACTGATTTCCCTTTCGTTATATACCGTTTTACCCCATTTATTTCTTGGGCAGACagaggctctttctttgctttttttttttttttttttttttaaagacaatctTGTCCTTTAGGAATGGACATAGAGCAGTGCATTTAAGTTGTCAAGGAAAACTTGGAGGAGGTGTTATTCTACAGGAGAGAGCTGTGTGCGGAAGCATTTTccaagaaagaaatggaacatcCGCACTGCCAAGGACGTGGCCTAGGAGCTGTGGCAGGAGCTGGTGAGTCGGATTTATATGGTGTCATTTAGGTAAAAGTTTGGGTAGGAACCATGTATGGATTTGGAATCAGTCTACAAAGAGCTATATTAAGTtcaacttgggggggggggggttgaagCAGCTACAATCCTGTGAGCCACAGTATGGGTTTTTAGGGAACTGTCACACTAACTatcttatttctgattttcttaatcTCATTACATGGAAAGCGGTATTATTACTCCTAATTTGTCtgtaggctcagagaggttgagtaaatTGCCCATTTCACACAGCTAAGAGTCATCTCCTACCAGGATTTGATTCCAAGTCATCTGGTTCCTgatgtcacatttttttctttgaaagcagTGCTGTGCAACAGAACTTTCGGTGAGGATGGAAAAGCTGTCATTAGCCACTTGTGGCTACTGAACAATTAAAAGGGGGCTAGCGTAACTGTTGaactgagttttttattttactttgttttagttaacttaaaattaaatagccatggggtgtctggatggctgaGTCGATTaaacatcctactcttgatttcggtttaggactcgatctcagggtcataggatggagcctgcattgggctccatgctcagcggggagtcaagGACTTgagtccctctgcccctcccccccactagTGCATGTGCACGCATGGGCaggctcgctctctcaaataaaccttaaaaaaaaatccatatataataGTGTAAACCATTTCACCTTCACTCATACAGAATGGGACTCTGTGGAGATGATTTTAACTATACAGTAAGGTTATCATTAGGAGCTTTGTGCCGTGCTTTTGTaaaaaggtcttttaaaaaacgaagtttatttcattttttgggcTACAAAAGTATTCAGgtaaattttatggaaaattaagaaaagcaggaaaagaaatcatTCCTGTTATCCCTACCCAATGATAGCCAAAATTAAACTctcccatatatatatttttttaatatgattttttggggggtggggacggAGCTTGGCTTCCAACAAATTTGCATCTTGTTGCTTTGCTTCATTTTATATGCATCCCTCCAGATTCTCAAAAACTCTTTgtaaaaacatattatttaatGGCATAAAGTTTCATCATTCAGCAGGAATCTGGAGTATGATCTGTAAAAATTCACCAGAAGGAACCATATAGAATATTAAGGGAAATTTCAAGAATAATTAATGTAagtttaagcatttaaaaaaaacacacacacaaagaaattgGAGGGACACGACAGAAATCTGAGATGTTTATTTGTCAGCTGGCTGAACAAGTACTTTCTTGGTTCACCTGCCATTAACACCAAGGGGCAGTATGATTTCGTGGGGAACTGAGTGGCCCCTGGAGCCAGActacatgtttttttttgttgttgtttttaagattttatttgtttatttgtcagagagaaagaaagcacagcaggctgagggagaagcacactccctgctgagcaaggagccggatatAGGGCTCAATTCCtagtctctgggatcatgacctgagccaaaggcagctgcttaaccgactgagccacccaggcatccctagcccAAGTCTTTCAATTTCAGGGTAATGTGACactttctcagttcttttttaaaaaatatttatcttttaatatttttaatatatttttaaaatatttatttatttgacagagaggcaggtaaagagagagaggaggaagcaggcttcctgctgagcagagagccggatgtggggcccgatcccaggaccctgagaccacgacctgagccaaaggcagaggcttaacccactgagccacccaggtgccccactttctcAGTTCTTTAAAAACATCTGTTTCATATAGCTTctattcttatcttttatttcttttgctttttaagtgcTTGAGACTGGTTTGACAACATAGCTACTTAtcatgaagtctttttttctattacaaatcTGAAAATGATACATTTGTGCCTGTAGTTTCTCAC
Proteins encoded in this region:
- the RBM47 gene encoding RNA-binding protein 47 isoform X2; translation: MTAEDSTAAMSSDSAAASSAKVPEGVAGAPNEAALLALMERTGYSMVQENGQRKYGGPPPGWEGPHPQRGCEVFVGKIPRDVYEDELVPVFEAVGRIYELRLMMDFDGKNRGYAFVMYCHKSEAKRAVRELNNYEIRPGRLLGVCCSVDNCRLFIGGIPKMKKREEILEEIAKVTEGVLDVIVYASAADKMKNRGFAFVEYESHRAAAMARRKLMPGRIQLWGHQIAVDWAEPEIDVDEDVMETVKILYVRNLMIETTEDTIKKSFGQFNPGCVERVKKIRDYAFVHFVSREDAVHAMNNLNGTELEGSCLEVTLAKPVDKEQYSRYQKAAKGGGVAEAAVQQPSYVYSCDPYTLAYYGYPYNALIGPNRDYFVKGSIRGRGRGAAGNRAPGPRGSYLGGYSAGRGIYSRYHEGKGKQQEKGYELVPNLEISAVNPVAIKPGTVAIPAIGAQYSMFQAAPAPKMIEDGKIHTMEHMISPIAVQPDPASAAAAAAAAAAAAAVIPTVSTPPPFQGRPITPVYTVAPNVQRIPTAGIYGASYVPFAAPATATIATLQKNAAAAVYGGYAGYIPQAFPAAAIPVPIHDVYQTY
- the RBM47 gene encoding RNA-binding protein 47 isoform X1 — its product is MTAEDSTAAMSSDSAAASSAKVPEGVAGAPNEAALLALMERTGYSMVQENGQRKYGGPPPGWEGPHPQRGCEVFVGKIPRDVYEDELVPVFEAVGRIYELRLMMDFDGKNRGYAFVMYCHKSEAKRAVRELNNYEIRPGRLLGVCCSVDNCRLFIGGIPKMKKREEILEEIAKVTEGVLDVIVYASAADKMKNRGFAFVEYESHRAAAMARRKLMPGRIQLWGHQIAVDWAEPEIDVDEDVMETVKILYVRNLMIETTEDTIKKSFGQFNPGCVERVKKIRDYAFVHFVSREDAVHAMNNLNGTELEGSCLEVTLAKPVDKEQYSRYQKAAKGGGVAEAAVQQPSYVYSCDPYTLAYYGYPYNALIGPNRDYFVKAGSIRGRGRGAAGNRAPGPRGSYLGGYSAGRGIYSRYHEGKGKQQEKGYELVPNLEISAVNPVAIKPGTVAIPAIGAQYSMFQAAPAPKMIEDGKIHTMEHMISPIAVQPDPASAAAAAAAAAAAAAVIPTVSTPPPFQGRPITPVYTVAPNVQRIPTAGIYGASYVPFAAPATATIATLQKNAAAAVYGGYAGYIPQAFPAAAIPVPIHDVYQTY